A region from the Alnus glutinosa chromosome 5, dhAlnGlut1.1, whole genome shotgun sequence genome encodes:
- the LOC133868525 gene encoding ferredoxin--NADP reductase, root isozyme, chloroplastic: protein MSQLAASQVAVSVPVGSELSTRRSVFKTHSITFHDKPQAAFLSLDLKTKNAWFRNRQIICQSVQQAGIPKVAVSPLNFEDDKEPPLNTYKPKEPYIATIVSVERIVGPKAPGETCHIVIDHGGNVPYWEGQSYGVIPPGENPKKPGAPQNVRLYSIASTRYGDYFDGKTASLCVRRAVYYDPDTGKEDPSKNGVCSNFLCNSKPGDKIKITGPSGKIMLLPEDNPNATHIMIATGTGIAPFRGYLRRMFMESVPTFKFNGLAWLFLGVANTDSLLYDDEFTKYLKDYPNNFRYDRALSREQKSKSGGKMYVQDKIEEYSDEIFQLLDDGAHIYFCGLKGMMPGIQETLKRVADQRGESWEEKLSKLKKNKQWHVEVY from the exons ATGTCTCAGTTGGCCGCATCTCAG GTTGCAGTGAGTGTTCCTGTTGGAAGCGAGTTGTCCACCAGGAGATCTGTGTTTAAg ACACATAGCATAACCTTTCATGACAAACCACAGGCAGCTTTTTTGTCCTTGGACTTAAAAACAAAGAATGCATGGTTCAGGAATCGACAGATAATATGCCAATCAGTGCAACAAGCTGGCATACCTAAAGTTGCTGTTTCCCCTTTAAACTTTGAAGATGATAAAGAACCCCCACTAAATACATACAAGCCTAAGGAACCTTATATAGCAACCATTGTTTCTGTTGAGAGGATTGTGGGCCCAAAAGCTCCTGGAGAAACTTGCCATATTGTGATTGATCATGGTGGCAATGTTCCATACTGGGAAGGACAGAGTTATGGCGTTATTCCTCCT GGTGAAAACCCAAAGAAACCAGGGGCTCCCCAGAATGTTCGTTTATATTCAATTGCCTCGACTAGGTATGGAGACTATTTCGATGGAAAGACAGCCAGCTTATGTGTCCGTCGTGCTGTTTATTATGACCCTGATACCGGAAAGGAGGATCCTTCCAAGAATGGTGTATGCAGCAATTTTTTATGCAACTCAAAGCCTGGAGATAAAATTAAGATCACAG GCCCCTCTGGCAAGATAATGCTTTTGCCTGAAGACAACCCAAATGCCACCCACATAATGATTGCCACTGGAACTGGTATTGCTCCATTCAGAGGCTATCTTCGTCGTATGTTCATGGAGTCTGTCCCCACATTCAAGTTCAATGGTCTTGCATGGCTGTTCCTTGGGGTGGCCAATACTGACAGTCTCCTCTATGACGATGAATTTACGAAGTATCTTAAGGACTACCCCAATAACTTCCGCTATGATCGGGCCCTTAGTAGAGAGCAAAAGAGTAAGAGTGGAGGCAAGATGTATGTTCAGGACAAGATTGAGGAATACAGTGATGAAATCTTCCAACTTTTGGATGATGGTGCCCACATTTATTTCTGTGGCCTTAAGGGAATGATGCCTGGGATCCAAGAAACGCTTAAGAGGGTTGCAGATCAAAGAGGGGAGAGTTGGGAAGAGAAGctctcaaaactcaaaaagaacaaacaatggCATGTTGAAGTCTACTGA